The proteins below are encoded in one region of Puntigrus tetrazona isolate hp1 chromosome 5, ASM1883169v1, whole genome shotgun sequence:
- the gda gene encoding guanine deaminase produces the protein MNRNDATARVAHVFGGTLVHSTPRSAVEILQNCVLGVDDKGKIAFIEKDQDVVSLSKKWDFETSDIKRLGQYEFLMPGMVDTHIHASQYSYTGTALDLPLLEWLNTYTFPVEAKYKDLDFANNVYTKVVRRTLKNGTTTACYFATIHTDASLLLGELADRFGQRALVGKVCMDCNSAVPQYKESPSECKEETDRFIKELLKKEYPNVKPVVTPRFAPSCSSSLLTELGKIANNNKLRVQSHISENKEELELVKTLFPGCKSYTDVYLKHNLLTDRTVMAHGCYLTDEELEIFHETGSAISHCPNSNISICSGMLNVRNVLNHKVKLGLGTDVAGGYSPSMLDAMRRTLDTSKALTIQDPQHKTLSFEEVFRLATLGGSEALSLDDQIGNFVVGKDFDALRVNVCIPDGPIDLFPGEGPKVILEKFLNLGDDRNISEVYVAGRQVVPFSDT, from the exons ATGAATCGTAACGACGCAACCGCGCGCGTTGCGCACGTCTTTGGTGGAACGCTTGTGCACTCCACACCACGATCTGCAGTGGAAATACTGCAAAACTGTGTCTTAGGAGTCGACGATAAGGGCAAG ATTGCATTCATTGAAAAAGATCAGGATGTGGTCAGTCTTTCAAAAAAATGGGACTTTGAAACTTCAGATATTAAACGCCTTGGACAGTA TGAGTTTCTTATGCCCGGAATGGTTGATACACACATCCACGCGTCTCAGTATAGCTATACTGGAACTGCCTTAGACCTGCCTCTGCTGGAGTGGCTCAACACTTACACTTTCCCTGTGGAAGCCAAGTATAAAGACTTGGATTTTGCCAATAATGTATACACTAAAGTTGTG AGAAGAACCTTAAAGAATGGCACTACTACTGCTTGTTATTTTGCCACAATACACACTGATGCCTCTCTTCTGCTTGGAGAGCTtgcag ATAGGTTTGGACAAAGAGCTTTAGTGGGAAAAGTTTGCATGGACTGCAATTCTGCCGTTCCACAGTACAAAGAAAGCCCAAGTGAATGTAAAGAGGAGACAGATCG tttCATCAAAGAGCTTCTCAAAAAGGAG TACCCAAATGTCAAGCCTGTGGTCACTCCTCGATTCGCTCCGTCCTGTTCCTCCTCACTGCTCACTGAATTAGGCAAGATCGCCAATAACAACAAGCTCCGCGTTCAG AGTCACATCAGTGAGAACAAAGAGGAACTGGAGCTTGTGAAGACATTGTTCCCAGGCTGCAAATCCTACACTGATGTTTACCTCAAGCACAACCTGCTCACAGACAGG ACTGTAATGGCTCATGGCTGTTACCTAACTGACGAAGAACTGGAGATATTTCATGAAACGGGATCTGCAATCTCTCACTGTCCTAACAGTAACATCTC GATTTGCAGTGGCATGCTAAATGTGCGCAATGTCTTAAATCACAAAGTGAAATTGGGTTTGGGGACAG ATGTAGCAGGAGGCTACTCTCCGTCCATGCTAGATGCTATGAGAAGAACTCTGGACACGTCCAAGGCCCTGACCATCCAGGACCCTCAGCATAAGACTCTGAGCTTTGAAGAAGTTTTCAGACTGGCTACACTTGGAGGCAGCGAAG CCCTCTCACTGGATGATCAGATTGGAAACTTTGTGGTAGGCAAGGACTTTGACGCCCTGCGAGTGAATGTTTGCATTCCCGATGGACCGATCGATTTGTTTCCTGGTGAAGGCCCCAAG GTCATTCTGGAGAAGTTTTTAAATTTAG GTGATGATCGAAATATTTCTGAAGTCTACGTGGCTGGAAGACAAGTGGTTCCATTTTCAGATACATAG